From Bradyrhizobium erythrophlei:
TGACCTTGGCCGATATTTTCCAGGGCGTGATCGGCACGTCGTTCTTGGCCTTGAGGCCGGGGGGAACCGCCAGCACCAGCGCGCCATCGAAGCGCGGGGCGCGGGTCTCGAATGACAGCACGCCATCGAGGTCGACGGCGAGCGCGCGGGCCCCGGGATCGATGTTGAGATGGACGCGGGTCGCGCTACCATCGCTGCTCGGACCGGATGAGACCCGAAACGGGTAGCGCAGCCCCGACAGCGTGAAATTGCCGTCGCCCCGCACCGCGCCCGCCAGCGAGCGCACGTCGCCGGAGAAGGCGATATCGTTCAGTTCCAGGGTGCCGCGGCTGGCCGCATCATGCAGGGCGATGCGGCCGGTCAGGTTCAGGCGGCCGATCGAGAGCGATCCCAGATTGAATTTCCCGGTCGACGCCGGCAGTTCGACCCGACCCTGCCGATCAAGGCCGAGATCGACCGACATGCCGTTGATGGTCAGGACGTCCGCGCGCCATTCGCCGCGCATCAGCGAGCCCAGGCTGAAATCGACGTCGAGCTTGTCGGCGCGGATCTTGCCGAGATCGTTGGCGGATCCCACCACCACCGATCGCAGCCGCAACGACGGCGTCGGCAACAGCCGCGCGTCCAGTTCGCCGGCGACGCGCACCGGCGCGCCGATTACCCGCGTCGCCTCGGCCTCGAATTGCGGCCGGAACTGATTCCAGTCGATGAAGTACGGCCCGATCAGCGCGGCCATCAGCGCGAGGATAAAAGCAATCGCCAATCCGAGCAGCGTCGTCTGCACGGTGTCTCCCTCTGAGCGCGCTCCGGCGGGGCGGCGTGACCCAGCCCATCTGCCGGCGCCTCGCGCCCGTCGCCGCCCGAAATCACCCCCGGAACACCGCTATATATAGAGGCAACTGTGGCGAAGTCACAGCGTCTCGCGCGCAGACCTCCTTACCAGCTTGCGGGCAGGTTTTTCAGGCCGCGCAGCACGAAGGTCGGCCGCCATTCCGGATTTTCGGCGTTGTCGAGCCGCAAGCCCGGCAGGCGGCGCAGCAGAGTCGAAATCGCGACCTCGGCCTCGATCCGGGCCAGTTGGGCGCCGAGACAGAGGTGGATGCCGCCGCCAAAGGACTGCGGGCGGATTTTGGGACGCGTGATGTCGAGCCGGTCCGGCCGGTCGGGATAAACCGCCGGATCCCGGTTGGCCGAACCCAATAGGCACAGCACGCTTTCGCCCTTCGGGATTTTCCGGCCGCCGAGTTCTTCGATGTCCTCCAGCGCCACTCGGCCGGTCAATTGCACCGAGGAATCGTAGCGCAGGAACTCCTCGATGGCGTTGCTGATGAGTTGAGGATTGGCCTTGAGCAGTGCGAGTTGGTCGGGATTGCGGTGGAGCGCCAGCAGCCCGTTTCCGATCAGATTGACCGTGGTCTCGTGGCCGGCGCCGAACAACAGGATGATATTGGCGGTCAGTTCCTCATTGGAAAGCTTGCTGCCGTCTTCCTCGGCCTGCACCAGTTGCGTCGTCAGATCGTCGCCGGGGTCCTTGCGGCGCAGCTCGAACAGCTGCTGGAAGTACATCTGCGCCATCAGGTTGCCGGCATTGGCCTGCTCGATTTCGGCTTTCGAGAGCGGCACCGGATCGAGCAGGCGCCCGCCGTCGCGCGAGCTGGCATAAAACACCTCACGATGCTCCTCGGGAATTCCGAGCATGTCGCAGATGATGGTGACCGGCAGCCGGAATGCGAAATCCTCGATCAGGTCCATATGCCCCTGCGGCCCGATGCGATCCAGCGTCTGATCGACGATCTCTTGAATGCGTGGACGCATGTCCTCGACCCGGCGCGCGGTGAACGCTTTCACCACCAGCCCGCGCAGGCGGGTATGGTCGGGCGGGTCCTGCTGCAGCATCCAGTGGCTCATGCTGCGGAACACCGGCTCCTTCATGATATCGGGTCCGTAGCGCCGCTTGGTCCGCTCGACGAAATCCTTGCCGAAGCGCTTGTCGCGCATCACCAGACTGACCTCGGCATGGCGGCTGGCGACGTACGCCCCGTACGCCGTGAGGTGCATCGGGTCGGTGGTGCGCAGCCGCTCGTAATGCGGGTAGGGATCGCGAATGAAGTCGGGCGACAGCGGGTTGAACAGCGGCTCGGGCGCGGTGGTCTGAAGCTGTTCGTTCATGGTGACCTCAATCAGGTGACAGTCCAATATCGATACACTCTTGTATTGAGTTGCATTTTGCCGTAAAATTGCGGGATGTCAAGAGTTCGGACCAGACCGACCCGG
This genomic window contains:
- a CDS encoding cytochrome P450, which produces MNEQLQTTAPEPLFNPLSPDFIRDPYPHYERLRTTDPMHLTAYGAYVASRHAEVSLVMRDKRFGKDFVERTKRRYGPDIMKEPVFRSMSHWMLQQDPPDHTRLRGLVVKAFTARRVEDMRPRIQEIVDQTLDRIGPQGHMDLIEDFAFRLPVTIICDMLGIPEEHREVFYASSRDGGRLLDPVPLSKAEIEQANAGNLMAQMYFQQLFELRRKDPGDDLTTQLVQAEEDGSKLSNEELTANIILLFGAGHETTVNLIGNGLLALHRNPDQLALLKANPQLISNAIEEFLRYDSSVQLTGRVALEDIEELGGRKIPKGESVLCLLGSANRDPAVYPDRPDRLDITRPKIRPQSFGGGIHLCLGAQLARIEAEVAISTLLRRLPGLRLDNAENPEWRPTFVLRGLKNLPASW